One region of Salinirubrum litoreum genomic DNA includes:
- the ilvC gene encoding ketol-acid reductoisomerase — MTDDFTTTVYYDDDADRSQIDDETVAVLGYGSQGHAHAQNLADSGVDVVVGLREGSSSRAAAEADGLAVATPAEAAEAADVVSMLVPDTVQPAVFEQIRDGLDAGDTLQFAHGFNIHYNQIQPPADVNVTMVAPKSPGHLVRRNYESGEGTPGLIAVYQDETGTAKEQALAYAHAIGCTRAGVIQTSFREETETDLFGEQAVLCGGVTALIKQGYETLVDAGYSPEMAYFECLNEMKLIVDLMYEGGLGEMWDSVSDTAEYGGLTQGSVVVDEHARENMEQVLEEVQDGTFARNWITENQAGRPSYTQLRHAEKNHEIEEVGARLRDLFAWAEDEDATEDDKQRVNADD, encoded by the coding sequence ATGACAGACGACTTCACCACGACGGTATACTACGACGACGACGCGGATCGCTCACAGATCGACGACGAGACGGTTGCCGTGCTCGGCTACGGCAGTCAGGGCCACGCCCACGCACAGAACCTCGCGGACAGCGGGGTGGACGTGGTCGTCGGCCTCCGGGAGGGGTCCTCCTCGCGGGCCGCCGCCGAGGCGGACGGTCTCGCGGTGGCGACCCCGGCCGAGGCCGCCGAGGCCGCCGACGTCGTCTCGATGCTGGTCCCCGACACGGTCCAGCCGGCGGTGTTCGAGCAGATCCGTGACGGGCTGGACGCGGGCGACACGCTCCAGTTCGCACACGGGTTCAACATCCACTACAACCAGATCCAGCCGCCGGCGGACGTGAACGTCACGATGGTCGCGCCGAAGTCGCCCGGCCACCTCGTGCGCCGGAACTACGAGAGCGGCGAGGGGACGCCGGGCCTGATCGCGGTCTACCAGGACGAGACCGGGACCGCGAAGGAGCAGGCGCTGGCGTACGCCCACGCCATCGGCTGTACCCGCGCCGGGGTCATCCAGACCTCGTTCCGCGAGGAGACCGAGACGGACCTGTTCGGCGAGCAGGCGGTGCTCTGTGGCGGCGTGACCGCCCTCATCAAGCAGGGCTACGAGACGCTCGTCGACGCCGGCTACTCCCCGGAGATGGCCTACTTCGAGTGTCTCAACGAGATGAAGCTGATCGTCGACCTGATGTACGAGGGCGGGCTCGGCGAGATGTGGGATTCGGTGTCGGACACGGCCGAGTACGGCGGCCTGACGCAGGGGTCGGTCGTCGTCGACGAGCACGCCCGCGAGAACATGGAGCAGGTCTTGGAGGAAGTGCAGGACGGCACCTTCGCCCGGAACTGGATCACCGAGAACCAGGCCGGCCGGCCGAGCTACACCCAGCTTCGCCACGCGGAGAAGAACCACGAGATCGAGGAGGTCGGCGCACGCCTGCGCGACCTGTTCGCGTGGGCCGAGGACGAGGACGCGACCGAAGACGACAAACAGCGAGTGAACGCAGATGACTGA
- the leuC gene encoding 3-isopropylmalate dehydratase large subunit, giving the protein MSEGTLYDKVWDEHTVTELPTGQTQLFVGLHLIHEVTSPQAFGMLRERDMEVAYPELTHATVDHIVPTADQSRPYGDDDAEAMMAELEENVREAGINFSDPTTGDQGIVHVIGPEQGITQPGKTIVCGDSHTSTHGAFGALAFGIGTSQIRDVLATGCIAFEKQQVRKIEITGELGDCVEAKDVILEIIRRLGTDGGVGYVYEYAGEAIENLDMEGRMSICNMSIEGGARAGYVNPDETTYEWLAETDEFADDPEKFERLKPYWESIRSDEDAEYDDVVTIDGSELEPVVTWGTTPGQGVGITQPIPAPEDLPEDKRDTARRAQEHMRVTPGETMEGYEIDVAFLGSCTNARLADLRRAADLVEGRQVADGVRAMVVPGSQRVQQQAEAEGLKDVFEDAGFTWRNAGCSMCLGMNEDQLEGDEACASSSNRNFIGRQGSKDGRTVLMNPRMVAAAAVEGHVTDVRELKEVNVA; this is encoded by the coding sequence ATGAGTGAGGGCACGCTCTACGACAAGGTGTGGGACGAACACACGGTGACGGAGTTGCCGACGGGACAGACCCAGCTCTTCGTCGGCCTCCACCTCATCCACGAGGTGACGAGTCCGCAGGCGTTCGGGATGCTCCGCGAGCGCGACATGGAGGTCGCGTACCCCGAACTCACCCACGCGACGGTGGACCACATCGTCCCGACGGCGGACCAGTCTCGTCCCTACGGCGACGACGACGCCGAAGCGATGATGGCCGAGTTGGAGGAGAACGTCCGCGAGGCCGGTATCAACTTCTCGGACCCGACGACGGGCGACCAGGGCATCGTCCACGTCATCGGGCCAGAGCAGGGGATCACCCAGCCCGGAAAGACCATCGTCTGTGGTGACAGTCACACCTCGACGCACGGTGCGTTCGGCGCACTGGCCTTCGGTATCGGGACGAGCCAGATCCGCGACGTGCTCGCGACTGGCTGTATCGCCTTCGAGAAACAGCAGGTGCGCAAGATCGAGATCACCGGCGAACTCGGCGACTGCGTCGAGGCGAAAGACGTCATCCTCGAGATCATCCGCCGCCTCGGAACCGACGGCGGCGTCGGCTACGTCTACGAGTACGCCGGCGAAGCCATCGAGAACCTCGACATGGAGGGGCGGATGAGTATCTGTAACATGTCCATCGAGGGCGGCGCTCGCGCGGGGTACGTCAACCCCGACGAGACCACCTACGAGTGGCTCGCAGAGACCGACGAGTTCGCCGACGACCCGGAGAAGTTCGAGCGACTCAAACCGTACTGGGAGTCCATCCGCTCCGACGAGGACGCCGAGTACGACGACGTCGTCACCATCGACGGCAGCGAACTGGAACCGGTCGTCACGTGGGGCACCACGCCCGGACAGGGTGTCGGTATCACCCAACCCATCCCGGCCCCGGAGGACCTGCCTGAAGACAAGCGAGACACCGCCCGGCGTGCACAGGAGCACATGCGCGTCACGCCCGGCGAGACGATGGAGGGCTACGAGATCGACGTCGCCTTCCTCGGGTCGTGTACCAACGCGCGACTCGCCGACTTGCGGCGTGCCGCCGACCTCGTGGAGGGCCGGCAGGTGGCCGACGGCGTCCGCGCGATGGTCGTCCCCGGCAGTCAGCGTGTCCAGCAGCAGGCCGAAGCGGAGGGACTGAAAGACGTCTTCGAGGACGCCGGCTTCACGTGGCGCAACGCCGGTTGTTCGATGTGTCTCGGGATGAACGAGGACCAACTCGAAGGCGACGAAGCCTGTGCGTCCTCGTCGAACCGGAACTTCATCGGTCGGCAGGGGTCGAAAGACGGCCGCACCGTCCTGATGAACCCGCGGATGGTCGCCGCCGCGGCCGTCGAAGGCCACGTGACAGACGTGCGCGAACTGAAGGAGGTGAACGTCGCATGA
- the leuD gene encoding 3-isopropylmalate dehydratase small subunit, which yields MTTDDIPTVTHVSGTGVPIRGNDIDTDQIIPARFMKVVTFDGLGQFAFFDQRFDDDDTQKAHPMNEAQFKDASVMVVNSNFGCGSSREHAPQALMRWGIDALVGESFAEIFAGNCLALGIPTVTADSETVTALQAWVDEHPDGDIDVDVDAETVTYGDQTVDVTVDDAQRKALVDGVWDTTALMKSNAQAVRETADSLPYVTLDD from the coding sequence ATGACGACAGACGACATCCCGACCGTCACCCACGTCTCCGGCACGGGTGTCCCGATCCGCGGCAACGACATCGACACCGACCAGATCATCCCCGCACGGTTCATGAAGGTCGTCACCTTCGACGGCCTCGGACAGTTCGCCTTCTTCGACCAGCGGTTCGACGACGACGACACGCAGAAGGCGCACCCGATGAACGAGGCGCAGTTCAAAGACGCCTCCGTGATGGTCGTCAACAGCAACTTCGGCTGTGGCTCCTCGCGTGAACACGCGCCACAGGCGCTGATGCGCTGGGGCATCGACGCACTCGTCGGCGAGTCGTTCGCCGAGATCTTCGCCGGCAACTGTCTCGCACTCGGGATTCCGACGGTGACCGCCGACAGCGAGACGGTCACCGCACTGCAAGCGTGGGTCGACGAGCATCCGGATGGCGACATCGACGTCGACGTCGACGCCGAGACCGTCACCTACGGCGACCAGACGGTGGACGTCACCGTCGACGACGCCCAGCGGAAGGCGCTCGTCGACGGCGTCTGGGACACCACCGCACTGATGAAGTCGAACGCACAGGCCGTCCGCGAGACGGCCGACTCACTCCCCTACGTGACTCTCGATGACTGA